The Diadema setosum chromosome 12, eeDiaSeto1, whole genome shotgun sequence genome has a segment encoding these proteins:
- the LOC140236338 gene encoding ankyrin repeat and BTB/POZ domain-containing protein 2-like, with the protein MAGLGSVITAFQRTSVDSPTSNTSSNTMSTTMSHSTHSRTNSSASHGHYSNANALDWDSSKRGSVDTLNTSVPDEFDFAERYSRLVELEKVPWTEQMVGRVLRSSDKICQLVDRIPQNVVQRLSFLLQRPFVRIVREAKRLSTVHAKCTKHEIHTAVKLIMSPSLADACITAAVKALSLYQMSSEQMRCGKTTRAGLNFPIGRFFRWLVEARISSHVEDHAALYLAACVEALTSELFYRACAPYFEKSDGELTLAVLEFGIANEAELWGMLQAYEHLICGRNSSDKLLRKCKCQC; encoded by the exons ATGGCTGGACTGGGCAGTGTGATAACAGCCTTCCAGCGTACCAGCGTGGATAGCCCAACATCCAATACCTCATCCAACACCATGAGTACTACGATGAGCCACTCCACCCACTCACGCACAAACTCCTCCGCCTCCCACGGTCACTATAGCAACGCCAACGCCCTAGACTGGGACTCCTCCAAAAGGGGTAGCGTGGACACCCTCAACACCAGCGTCCCGGATGAATTTGACTTCGCCGAGCGCTACAGCCGTCTGGTCGAGCTCGAGAAGGTGCCATGGACGGAGCAGATGGTGGGACGTGTCCTGCGCAGCAGTGACAAAATATGCCAACTGGTGGACCGCATCCCGCAGAATGTTGTCCAGCGACTGTCGTTCCTCCTCCAGCGACCGTTTGTTCGGATTGTGCGGGAAGCCAAGCGGCTGAGCACCGTCCACGCCAAGTGCACAAAGCACGAGATCCACACGGCTGTCAAACTCATTATGTCGCCCTCACTGGCGGACGCCTGTATCACGGCTGCCGTCAAAGCGCTCTCGCTTTATCAGATGAGCAGCGAGCAGATGAGGTGCGGCAAGACCACCCGGGCGGGTCTGAACTTTCCCATTGGCCGGTTCTTTCGGTGGCTTGTGGAAGCACGGATCTCGAGCCACGTGGAGGATCATGCGGCCCTCTATCTCGCGGCGTGCGTGGAGGCTCTCACGTCAGAACTCTTCTACAGAGCCTGTGCACCGTACTTTGAGAAATCAGACGGCGAATTAACCTTGGCTGTACTGGAGTTTGGGATCGCCAATGAGGCAGAACTATGGGGGATGCTTCAAGCCTATGAACACCTCATTTGTGGAAGAAACTCATCAG ATAAACTTTTGCGGAAATGTAAATGCCAGTGCTGA